TAATATACTTGATGCTTTGGAATTTTCTAGTTAGTACGTTGATCTATTTAACCGTTATAATCAGTCTATTATCGGGAGTAAATTATACTGTCAAAACCGCTAAGCAATTTTAAAAAAGAAAGGGGTCCTAGTATATGACACAGCTAAAAAATGTAAATAATTACAATACCGATAAATTAAGGTCTTTCATCGCCATCGAAACCAATGAAAAATTAGAGAGATTATTGACTGATTTAATCGAAAGGTTTCAAAGGATGGGATTTAAAGCAAATTGGACAAAAGCAAAAAATGTCCATTTAACCTTGTTTTTCTTAGGGGATCAAAAAATGGAAAAGTTAGCCCAGTTAGCTTATAAAGTTGGTGAAAGAGTATCAGGATTTCCTACTTTTCATTTTAATATCCATAAAATGGGATTCTTTGAAAACAATTCTCAACCAAAGGTGTTATGGTTAGGAATAGAAGAAGATCATACCTTAATTGGTCTGTATGAAGAAATAAAGAAGGTACTAAAATTTTCAGAATTAGAAGTTAAAGATACCAACTTTTTACCTCATATTACCGTAGGAAGAGTTAAATCGTTCCCTAACCATTGGAAAGAACTAATTAATTCTGTAACTTTTGATCAAATCCAAGTATACGTAAATTCTATCGGGATATACTCTTCTGAACTCACAAGGAGAGGCCCAATATATAAAAAACTTTACACTGTTGACTTTGAAGGAGGCGTCATCATTAATGGCTAAAAATGATTCTAAAGATACAAATAAAGAAGAATTGTTAGAAAAGCTTGTTAAAGAATTAGAAAAAAATCATGGAACAGGATCGGTCATGATAATGGGTAAGGGATTGGATAATAGCAATATATCCGTTGTCCCAAGTGGATGTTTATCTCTAGACATAGCTTTGGGTGTTGGCGGATATCCAAGGGGAAGAATTGTAGAAATATTCGGAAACGAATCATCTGGTAAAACTACGCTAGCTCTTCATTCCTTAGCGGAAGTCCAAAAATTGAACGGTATAGCTGCATTTGTTGATGCTGAACATGCTTTAGATGTTGAATATGCTAAAAAGTTAGGTGTAGATGTCGACAAATTGATAGTTTCGCAACCGGATTATGGTGAACAAGCCCTTGAAATTGTAGATTCTTTAATCAGATCTAACATAGTAGACTTAATAGTGGTAGACTCTGTAGCTGCTTTGGTACCAAAAGCAGAAATAGAAGGAGCTATGGGAGACTCTCACATGGGACTTCAAGC
The Petrotoga miotherma DSM 10691 DNA segment above includes these coding regions:
- the thpR gene encoding RNA 2',3'-cyclic phosphodiesterase, with product MTQLKNVNNYNTDKLRSFIAIETNEKLERLLTDLIERFQRMGFKANWTKAKNVHLTLFFLGDQKMEKLAQLAYKVGERVSGFPTFHFNIHKMGFFENNSQPKVLWLGIEEDHTLIGLYEEIKKVLKFSELEVKDTNFLPHITVGRVKSFPNHWKELINSVTFDQIQVYVNSIGIYSSELTRRGPIYKKLYTVDFEGGVIING